The Nitrospirae bacterium YQR-1 genomic interval GAGTTTATTTACGATAGCGGAGGCCATCAGCTCAATTGATTTCTTTTCCTTCTCGCCAAGACCGTCCAGTTTGTTAAAGAGCTTAGCCAGTTCATCGTTTCGGATTTCCTCAGCAGTTTTTCTTAAGGCCACTATGGTTGGCACCGCATCCAGTGACTGCATCCATTTAAAAAACACTTCCACCTCTTCCTTTACTATTTCCTCAGCCCTGAGAGCCTCCCTCTGCCGCTCATGCAGATTGGAATCAACCACGCCTTGCAGATCGTCAATGTCGTACAGATACACGTTGTCAATGTCATTGACCGCAGGGTCAATGTTGCGCGGAACGGATATGTCTATAATAAAAACGGAACGCTTTTTTCTGTCTTTCATTATTTTTTCCATATCGTGTTTATTTAAAACATAGGAGGGTGCTCCGGTAGAGCATATCACAATATCGGCTTTAGTTAATTCGGCTTTAAACATGGAAAACTCTATAGCCCTACCTGAAAACTCATTTGCAAGCGCACAGCCCCTTTCATAGGTACGGTTGGCCACTATAACTTCCCTGACGCCGCTGCCGGTAAGATGCTTTGCCGCAAGCTCGGCCATTTCCCCTGCCCCCAGCAACATAAAGACTTTATCGGAAAGCTCTCCAAAAATCTTCTTTGCCAGCTCAACAGCCGCATATCCTATAGATACAGCATTTTCGGCTACTTTTGTCTCCGTGCGCACCCTCTTAGCCACAGAGATGGCTTTTTTCATCAGTTTATTTAAAATTATCCCTGATGAGGAATTCTTTAGAGCAAGGTCAAAGGAGTCCTTTAGCTGTCCCAGTATCTGGGGCTCTCCCAACACCATCGAATCCAGACTTGACGCCACCCGGAATATATGCCTTACACCTTCATAATCACTGCGCAAATACAGAGCTGCTTCCAGTTTTTGTCTTTCAATGTTGCGAGCCCCTGAAAAATAGTCCTTAACACAGGCGGATATGTTCTCTGTGTTATCACCGCTTAGGTATATCTCGACACGGTTACAGGTTGATAAAATAACCGCCTCATGTACGTTTGCCATGCCTCTAAGAGTGCTCAGGCCTGCAGGAATCTCCTCGGCTGTAAAAGCAATTTTTTCCCTGACCTCAACATCAGCCGTCTTGTGGTTAAGCCCTACTACCAGAATGTTCATTTAAACTCGTGTATTGTTTTTAAAAGTATATTTACACCGAAAAATGTAAACAGCACAGCGATAAACCCGGCGATTGACAGAATTGCAGAGCGTTTGCCGTGCCAGCCCACGGCAATTCTGGCATGTAAGATTAGTGCATAAAAAAACCATGTAATCAGTGACCAGACCTCTTTTGGATCCCATCTCCAGAAAGTGCCCCACACACTCTGTGCCCACACGGCTCCGGTTAAGATGGCAAGCGTAAGCAGTGGAAACCCGATAGTTATAAGCCTGTAGTTGACCTCATCAAGAACCCGCAGGCTTGGAAGACGATGAAACAAGCCGCCCAATTTTTTAGCTTTCACAAAATGCTCCTGAATCAGATACATAACCCCAACGCAGCAGGCTACCGCAAAAGCGGCATCACCGGTAAAGGCTAAAAGCGTGTGTATCCATAGCCAGTAGTTTTGGAGCACCGGGCTTAACGGGTTTATCTCCCTGGGCAGTATGGAGGATGAGAGCATCAAAATAAACGCCACGGGAAGGATAAATGCACCAAGCAAACCAACCCTGTATTTAATCTCGATAATAAAGAACACAAGTACCACACTCCACGCAAAAAAAGAGGCCGCCTCGTGAAGGTTAGTCACAGGCATATGGCCGCCCTCAATAAATCTCATAAACACAGCCACCGTGTGCAGGGTAAAGCCGGAAACTGCAAAAATCATCATACCTCT includes:
- the hemA gene encoding glutamyl-tRNA reductase, which translates into the protein MNILVVGLNHKTADVEVREKIAFTAEEIPAGLSTLRGMANVHEAVILSTCNRVEIYLSGDNTENISACVKDYFSGARNIERQKLEAALYLRSDYEGVRHIFRVASSLDSMVLGEPQILGQLKDSFDLALKNSSSGIILNKLMKKAISVAKRVRTETKVAENAVSIGYAAVELAKKIFGELSDKVFMLLGAGEMAELAAKHLTGSGVREVIVANRTYERGCALANEFSGRAIEFSMFKAELTKADIVICSTGAPSYVLNKHDMEKIMKDRKKRSVFIIDISVPRNIDPAVNDIDNVYLYDIDDLQGVVDSNLHERQREALRAEEIVKEEVEVFFKWMQSLDAVPTIVALRKTAEEIRNDELAKLFNKLDGLGEKEKKSIELMASAIVNKLIHPPTVALKSDDEDRDILIAAVRRLYGINGNMK
- the ccsB gene encoding c-type cytochrome biogenesis protein CcsB codes for the protein MIIVFELALTCYFISTILGVLELVRGTKATSRGMMIFAVSGFTLHTVAVFMRFIEGGHMPVTNLHEAASFFAWSVVLVFFIIEIKYRVGLLGAFILPVAFILMLSSSILPREINPLSPVLQNYWLWIHTLLAFTGDAAFAVACCVGVMYLIQEHFVKAKKLGGLFHRLPSLRVLDEVNYRLITIGFPLLTLAILTGAVWAQSVWGTFWRWDPKEVWSLITWFFYALILHARIAVGWHGKRSAILSIAGFIAVLFTFFGVNILLKTIHEFK